The nucleotide window CAATGAGCATTCAGAGCCAGGACAACCAGACCGAAGCCGGGCCGGGAGTTGCTGACGGCGCGAGCGAGAAGACCGTTGGGAACAGTCGCCCCAGGCCCGCGCCTTCGGTGGGCGTGATACGCCGCCGGGCGATTGTTGTGTCGCTGGGCGTGTTGGCGCTGCTGCTCGTGGTCGGGCTGGGCGATGCGCTGGGGGGCTTCTTGCCGCATACCACTGCCCCTTTTGCCAACGGGCGTGTCCAGTCTGCTGGCGACTTTCAGGTCAGCCTGCAATTCACTCCCAATCCGCCAAGATTCAGCAGCGATCCGTCCACGCTGGCGCAGGTGACTGTCCGGGGGCGCGCTGGGCAGGTGATGGATGAGGCGGCGCGCGTCCAACTCAGGCTAACGATGGTGACGATGGATATGGGCGCGAATGAGACGCCAGCGCAGGGGTTGGGGCAGGGGCGCTATCAGGCCAGGGTCGCGTTTGTGATGCCTGGAGCCTGGCAGGTGGCGGTAATCGTGACGCCACCAGGCGCTGCCAGTGTCAGCACAACGTTCGATGTGGATGTGGCGAACTAAGAATGCCTCACAAAACCGACGGTTGGCTCCACCCCTGCCGCCTGGAAGGACGGCGCTCCAACCCCGCCCCTGCTCGTGCGGAGGTTATGTGAGGCGAACTAAGCGCCTGTGAGGCATAAGGCTGTTATCTTCATATAGCCTCGTCTGAAAGATGCTGAAGCAGCATGTACCTTGCCATTGATAACGGGGGCAGCACAACCAGGATCGGGCGCGTCAGCACCCTGCGCCGTCCTCAGATCGAAGTTATTGAGCAGTTCCCCACTTTCCAAAGCTACGCTGACCAGATCGAAAAATTGCTGAAGAGTATCGCTGTTCCTGGCAACGAGCATCTGGCGGGCATCGGTATTTCGCTGGGTGGGCATATTGCCAGGGATGGATGCTCTGTCCGTGACGCGGCCAATCTGCGCGATTACGAAGGGCAGCCGCTGGCGTCTCAGCTACAGGAGGCATTTGGCTGCTCGGTCAGATTAGCCCATGATACCGTCTGTGGCTTGCTGGCCGAAAAGGCGTTTGGCGCGCTGACCCCGTTCGACCTGTGCGCCTATCTGACTATC belongs to Ktedonobacterales bacterium and includes:
- a CDS encoding FixH family protein, which encodes MVYWIVGDEAPVSIAGLCGALLKAMSIQSQDNQTEAGPGVADGASEKTVGNSRPRPAPSVGVIRRRAIVVSLGVLALLLVVGLGDALGGFLPHTTAPFANGRVQSAGDFQVSLQFTPNPPRFSSDPSTLAQVTVRGRAGQVMDEAARVQLRLTMVTMDMGANETPAQGLGQGRYQARVAFVMPGAWQVAVIVTPPGAASVSTTFDVDVAN